In one window of Methanobrevibacter boviskoreani JH1 DNA:
- a CDS encoding inositol-3-phosphate synthase, producing MTEKIKIAIVGIGNCASSLIQGIHYYADKNEEDSIGLMHWEIDGYKPSDIEVVAAFDVDKRKVGQTVDKAIFAKPNCTTVFQKDIPETDVKVSMGKVLDGVAPHMANFEEDLTFVVSDEKEPELEDVVKILKDSGAEMLLNYLPVGSQKATEFYAQACLDAGIAFINCMPVFIVSNPEWEVKFREKGIPAIGDDIKAQLGATITHRTLTNLFKNRGVKLDRTYQLNTGGNTDFMNMLNRDRLASKRESKTEAVQSVAGERLDPHDIHIGPSDYVAWQKDNKLCFLRMEGREFGDVPMNIELRLSVEDSPNSAGCVIDAVRVCKLALKRGIGGQLTSISSYLMKHPPVQYTDDEAFEKSNLFIEGKIDR from the coding sequence TTGACAGAAAAGATTAAAATTGCTATAGTTGGAATTGGTAACTGTGCTAGCTCACTTATCCAAGGAATCCATTATTATGCAGATAAGAATGAAGAAGATTCAATAGGTTTAATGCATTGGGAAATTGATGGTTATAAACCATCCGATATCGAAGTAGTCGCTGCTTTTGATGTTGATAAGAGAAAAGTTGGCCAAACAGTAGATAAAGCTATTTTTGCAAAACCTAATTGTACAACTGTCTTCCAGAAGGATATTCCCGAAACTGATGTTAAGGTTTCAATGGGTAAAGTATTGGATGGTGTTGCTCCTCACATGGCTAATTTTGAGGAGGATTTAACTTTCGTTGTATCTGATGAGAAGGAACCGGAACTTGAAGATGTTGTTAAGATCTTAAAAGATAGTGGGGCTGAAATGCTTTTAAATTACCTTCCAGTAGGATCTCAGAAGGCTACTGAATTCTATGCTCAAGCTTGTTTAGATGCAGGAATTGCATTCATCAATTGTATGCCTGTATTTATTGTAAGTAATCCTGAATGGGAAGTAAAATTCAGAGAAAAAGGTATTCCTGCAATTGGTGATGATATTAAAGCACAACTTGGAGCTACTATTACTCACAGGACCTTAACTAACTTATTCAAAAATCGTGGTGTTAAACTGGATAGAACCTATCAATTAAACACCGGTGGAAACACTGACTTTATGAATATGTTAAACAGAGACAGACTCGCTTCTAAAAGGGAATCTAAAACCGAGGCTGTTCAATCTGTTGCTGGAGAAAGACTTGACCCTCATGATATTCACATAGGTCCAAGTGATTATGTTGCATGGCAGAAAGATAATAAACTTTGTTTCTTAAGAATGGAGGGTAGGGAATTTGGTGATGTTCCAATGAATATCGAACTTAGATTAAGTGTTGAGGATTCTCCAAATTCTGCAGGATGTGTAATTGATGCTGTCCGTGTTTGTAAATTAGCTTTAAAACGTGGTATTGGAGGTCAATTAACTTCAATCTCATCTTATCTTATGAAACATCCTCCTGTTCAATATACAGATGATGAAGCTTTTGAAAAATCAAATCTATTCATTGAGGGAAAGATAGATAGATAA
- a CDS encoding UbiA family prenyltransferase, whose translation MNAYLEIIRPGNAIMAIIAVILMGVIGHNYSLPLILGMAATFLALGGGNAINDVFDIKIDSINKPERPIPSGRIGLNTAKYYSYGLFLSAIIIGAFISYMTQNIGPVLIVIGACILEYFYARNLKSTVLVGNLSVGFLTGLCFLFGGDIIGAETHTTLIIIISGILAFFALLMTTSREIVKDMEDIEGDTEEGAKTFPIAYGKKSAAYLSAGLAIIDTILCPLLYVYHIFNIYYIVIVFFAMILFFYSSYKILKDQNTETCSEVSRNLKIGMFIAFIAFALGSF comes from the coding sequence ATGAATGCATATTTAGAAATTATAAGACCTGGAAACGCAATTATGGCAATTATTGCCGTAATTCTAATGGGTGTTATAGGACATAACTATAGTCTTCCTTTAATTTTAGGTATGGCTGCAACTTTCCTAGCACTCGGTGGTGGAAATGCAATCAATGATGTTTTCGATATAAAGATAGACAGTATCAATAAACCTGAAAGACCTATTCCCTCTGGAAGAATAGGATTGAACACCGCAAAATATTACTCCTACGGACTGTTTTTATCTGCAATAATCATCGGTGCCTTTATAAGTTATATGACACAGAATATTGGTCCTGTTCTTATTGTAATAGGTGCATGTATACTTGAATATTTCTATGCACGTAATCTTAAATCAACGGTGCTAGTTGGAAATCTTTCCGTTGGATTTTTGACCGGATTATGTTTCCTGTTTGGAGGAGACATAATTGGTGCAGAAACACATACCACATTGATTATTATAATATCCGGAATTCTCGCATTCTTCGCACTTCTCATGACCACTTCAAGGGAAATCGTCAAGGACATGGAGGATATTGAAGGAGATACGGAGGAGGGAGCTAAAACATTCCCCATAGCATATGGTAAAAAATCTGCAGCTTATCTATCAGCAGGACTAGCCATAATAGACACAATATTATGTCCTCTTCTTTATGTATACCACATCTTCAATATCTACTATATTGTAATTGTATTCTTTGCGATGATACTGTTCTTCTACAGTTCCTATAAGATTTTAAAAGACCAAAACACCGAAACATGTAGTGAAGTTTCAAGAAATCTCAAAATAGGAATGTTCATTGCATTTATAGCATTTGCATTAGGGTCATTCTAA
- a CDS encoding glycosyltransferase has product MKKVLFITFYFNQKNEIASKRLRNLGRYLPKYGWMPIIITPKINGVDAGINKTELPDIEIIETDYVDMLDKYTGFLKSKKKTNSSANDNNNLTVNTHTNKLTQKMIHIAGEIFAYPDGMKYWYKPAMEASKKVISENEIDGIISSSWPVTCHQIAKDLHQQYNIPWIADLRDLWNENPYVNHNFIRRHFEMKLEREMFQDTDILTVTSPLSKNILQSLHPEKEIYSIENGYDMEEFKGLENIKPKGDRLNITYAGKLYEGKRDPQILFRSIEELDNEGKIDKNRIAINFYGDSGNILDIAKSYNLEDMINIHGFIDHDKVLEKEKESDILLLISWNNPKEAIFIPGKVFEYMGLQKPVISIGYKEGCLKHIINQTNIGYHTDNVKECKEAFLKYYNEFIKNGKIEYPGNEKIKEYTTENMTRKFAKILNRISN; this is encoded by the coding sequence ATGAAGAAAGTTTTATTTATTACATTCTATTTTAATCAGAAAAATGAGATAGCATCTAAAAGATTAAGAAATCTTGGAAGATATCTGCCCAAATATGGATGGATGCCCATCATAATTACACCAAAGATTAATGGAGTAGATGCAGGTATAAATAAAACTGAACTTCCAGATATAGAAATCATTGAAACAGATTATGTTGACATGTTAGATAAATATACAGGTTTTTTAAAGTCAAAGAAAAAAACAAACAGCTCTGCAAATGACAACAATAATTTGACTGTAAATACCCATACAAACAAACTTACACAAAAGATGATACACATTGCAGGGGAAATATTTGCATATCCTGATGGAATGAAATATTGGTATAAACCGGCAATGGAGGCATCAAAAAAGGTCATTAGTGAAAATGAAATTGACGGGATAATATCCTCATCATGGCCTGTAACCTGTCATCAAATAGCTAAAGACCTACATCAACAATATAACATTCCATGGATTGCTGATTTAAGGGACTTATGGAATGAAAACCCATATGTAAATCATAATTTTATAAGAAGACACTTTGAAATGAAATTAGAGAGGGAAATGTTTCAGGACACGGACATATTAACCGTAACAAGCCCATTATCCAAAAACATATTGCAGTCATTACATCCGGAAAAGGAAATTTATTCAATAGAAAACGGGTATGACATGGAAGAATTTAAGGGTCTTGAAAACATTAAACCAAAAGGAGACAGATTAAATATCACCTATGCAGGTAAATTATATGAAGGTAAAAGGGATCCCCAAATTCTTTTTAGATCAATAGAAGAATTGGACAATGAGGGCAAAATAGACAAAAACAGGATTGCAATCAATTTCTATGGAGATAGTGGAAACATACTGGATATTGCAAAATCATACAACCTTGAGGACATGATCAATATCCACGGATTTATAGACCATGACAAGGTACTTGAAAAGGAAAAGGAAAGTGACATACTTCTTTTAATTTCATGGAATAATCCTAAAGAGGCAATATTCATTCCGGGAAAAGTCTTTGAATATATGGGGCTTCAAAAACCTGTAATATCCATAGGATATAAAGAAGGCTGTTTAAAACATATTATTAACCAGACAAATATAGGATACCATACAGACAATGTCAAAGAATGTAAGGAAGCCTTTCTTAAATATTATAATGAATTTATAAAAAATGGAAAAATAGAATATCCTGGAAACGAGAAGATTAAGGAATATACAACGGAAAACATGACAAGGAAATTTGCTAAAATACTGAACAGGATTAGTAATTAA
- a CDS encoding glycosyltransferase family 39 protein: MKSNLMKSLRRNQDKISLSFVIVFFAIVTFLLVYINSNTNFLGRSYRDVYLYLSLALRFSGVQFAGYAYINNLPPLVPFLTSLLFRLGFVDVSSIFIVCGIFYFIGNVFFYKLLRIRFRNPYALVGAIIYGCLSINLLWAANGTIDIPSISLSIVALYALIMAVDNNQKYFYLAFPALVLAFLAKYTALLMVPVMFLYYILRVFSWRKLKNYWRNTLGGIALGIITSLPYVGYVLVNHYAFGFLSQSGEVAGEVAKQSQLSHPVVNDLGFYLTHAVNCISNLSTLSYIVISVFLLGLFLILYRTRNILKVTYNQQYIRLFRRDVPLSIIYKLIIICIVALIAVFLTAGRFTVVLSELLLFGIVYFMGVLSNKVIGKYNHIPRKRKYKYFNFDILMFTWFFAYLVFFTSHITKADRYFTTIAPGFIALVILALYIIVNTNRIRNISFDLKENHRKDYNIKLSTIILLVFGLVFIMSAAYSLNVDKYDSLVDDEQNMANYLSSNYPDYVNTVIGANRAPIYVWYLHKEIKPITISNNSTILDYNLKKYNTTYYIGNDSSLDVNNYNKIINYGNVTLYKKSGDLN; this comes from the coding sequence ATGAAATCTAATTTAATGAAGAGTTTGAGAAGAAATCAGGATAAAATCTCCTTATCTTTTGTCATTGTATTTTTTGCAATAGTTACATTTCTTCTTGTATACATTAACTCCAACACAAATTTTTTAGGTAGATCTTATCGTGATGTGTATTTATATCTATCATTGGCTTTAAGATTTTCAGGTGTTCAATTTGCAGGATATGCTTATATAAACAATTTACCTCCTCTTGTGCCTTTCTTAACTTCACTTCTCTTTAGATTAGGTTTCGTGGATGTTTCAAGTATCTTTATAGTTTGTGGAATCTTCTACTTTATTGGAAATGTGTTTTTCTATAAACTTCTAAGAATTAGATTTAGAAATCCCTATGCCCTTGTTGGTGCGATTATCTATGGATGTTTAAGTATTAATTTACTTTGGGCTGCAAATGGTACTATCGACATTCCTTCAATTTCTTTATCTATTGTTGCTTTGTATGCTTTAATTATGGCTGTGGACAATAATCAAAAATACTTTTATCTGGCTTTCCCTGCATTGGTACTTGCATTTCTGGCTAAGTATACTGCATTGTTGATGGTTCCGGTAATGTTTTTATATTATATCTTGAGGGTATTCTCCTGGAGGAAGTTGAAAAATTATTGGAGGAATACTCTTGGAGGCATTGCACTTGGAATCATCACCTCTTTACCTTATGTGGGATATGTCTTAGTTAATCATTACGCATTCGGATTTTTAAGTCAATCTGGTGAGGTTGCAGGTGAGGTTGCAAAGCAGTCACAGCTTTCCCATCCTGTTGTTAATGATCTGGGATTCTATCTGACTCATGCTGTAAACTGTATAAGTAACTTAAGCACATTGTCTTATATTGTCATATCTGTATTTCTTTTAGGGTTGTTTTTAATCCTCTATAGAACTAGAAATATTCTAAAGGTTACCTATAATCAACAGTACATTCGTTTATTTAGACGTGATGTTCCGTTGTCAATTATCTATAAACTGATAATTATTTGTATAGTTGCTTTGATTGCTGTATTTTTAACTGCAGGTAGATTTACGGTAGTTTTAAGTGAACTATTGTTATTTGGAATTGTTTATTTCATGGGGGTACTTTCTAATAAGGTTATAGGTAAATATAACCACATTCCACGTAAAAGAAAATATAAATATTTCAATTTTGATATTCTGATGTTTACATGGTTCTTTGCATATTTGGTATTCTTTACTTCACATATTACTAAGGCGGATAGATATTTTACAACTATTGCTCCGGGATTTATAGCTTTGGTAATCTTGGCATTGTATATTATAGTGAACACAAATAGAATTAGAAATATTTCCTTTGACCTTAAAGAAAACCATAGAAAGGATTATAATATAAAGTTATCCACCATAATCCTTTTGGTATTTGGTTTGGTATTTATTATGTCTGCGGCATATTCTTTAAACGTGGATAAATATGATTCCCTTGTAGATGATGAGCAAAACATGGCTAATTATTTAAGCAGTAATTATCCCGATTATGTAAATACGGTAATTGGTGCTAATAGGGCTCCAATATATGTATGGTATTTACATAAGGAAATAAAGCCTATAACTATATCAAATAACTCTACTATATTGGATTATAATCTTAAAAAATATAATACGACCTATTATATTGGAAATGACTCTAGTTTGGATGTTAATAATTATAACAAGATTATAAATTATGGTAATGTGACATTATATAAAAAATCAGGGGATCTAAATTAA
- a CDS encoding glycosyltransferase family 39 protein has protein sequence MEFTEYKKDIISIVLLLTISATILYTLLNIDMKMGVYYIHDVYSYLNNALAFAGLGGSSKNHGLSPLIPFLTSLFFRLGFVSDKTILIVSGVFYIFTALGMYGLLRIRFNELLSFTGTIVLLTFPINIAWASKGMLDIPGLAMSIWAIYLMALGLYKNPKYYYLAFPVLILGFFTRYTVILTLPAMIMLIFFTGNPLDYIYNHLGKLLKGILSGIISLAIVLGLYRIYNIPFFFISQSSSISATSNPTASQAVSTSTAAATVNNVLYYLDNIPLYLGTRKWIPYSFKPGKYLFNKLVWIGNNPSILSYIFMAIILIGIILYLYQLLNRYNRGKILKKRDKYFYAKVILFIIPLIFYFISFTKVSLYTSILLITVSVLALFRLIRKADLKYMAIDFMFIYWGLVNITFYSYHIIKTDRYAITFTPVLAYMIVLGLYLIYMKLKDLEISEKTLNTIKVLIPVLLIIGSLGYTGYCIGENSPHTFDNQMPQDIMEASDNQRAVTDWLINHDKDYRNKEIWADDWSGIAFNLRMDVNNTASYKNLSNFTTALLKNNVDYYIAEGKNENISSEHYKIIKEEGNIVLYKRI, from the coding sequence ATGGAATTTACAGAATATAAAAAGGATATAATCAGCATTGTACTTCTGCTTACAATAAGCGCTACAATTCTTTATACCCTTTTAAACATTGATATGAAGATGGGAGTATACTATATTCATGATGTTTATAGTTACTTGAATAATGCCCTTGCATTTGCAGGTCTTGGTGGAAGTAGTAAAAACCATGGATTGTCCCCCCTTATTCCATTTTTAACCTCACTGTTTTTTAGATTAGGTTTCGTATCCGATAAAACCATACTTATTGTATCAGGTGTTTTTTATATATTTACAGCACTTGGAATGTACGGGCTTTTACGTATAAGATTCAATGAACTTCTAAGTTTTACAGGAACCATCGTTCTTTTAACATTTCCAATAAACATTGCATGGGCATCTAAGGGAATGCTTGACATTCCAGGTCTTGCAATGTCTATCTGGGCAATATATTTAATGGCACTTGGATTATACAAGAATCCGAAATACTATTATCTTGCCTTTCCTGTTTTAATACTCGGATTCTTTACAAGGTATACCGTGATATTAACCTTACCTGCAATGATTATGTTAATATTCTTTACTGGAAACCCATTAGATTATATCTATAACCATTTAGGAAAATTACTTAAGGGAATATTATCAGGGATTATTAGTTTAGCCATTGTTCTCGGATTATATAGAATATACAATATTCCATTTTTCTTCATTAGCCAGTCATCCTCAATATCTGCAACAAGTAATCCTACAGCATCCCAGGCAGTATCAACAAGTACAGCTGCAGCAACCGTAAACAATGTATTATACTATCTGGACAATATCCCATTGTATCTTGGAACCAGAAAATGGATTCCATACTCATTTAAACCTGGAAAATATCTGTTTAATAAACTAGTATGGATTGGAAACAATCCGTCAATATTGTCCTATATATTCATGGCAATAATCTTAATTGGAATCATTTTATATCTTTACCAATTACTTAATAGGTACAATAGAGGAAAAATCTTAAAAAAGAGGGACAAATATTTCTATGCAAAAGTGATATTGTTTATCATTCCTTTGATATTCTATTTCATAAGCTTTACAAAGGTCTCATTATATACCTCCATATTATTAATTACAGTATCAGTCCTTGCATTGTTCAGACTCATTAGAAAAGCCGATTTAAAGTATATGGCAATAGACTTCATGTTTATATACTGGGGACTAGTGAATATCACATTCTATTCATACCACATTATTAAAACAGACAGATACGCAATTACATTCACACCTGTACTTGCATATATGATTGTTCTCGGATTGTATTTGATTTACATGAAACTTAAAGACCTTGAGATTTCAGAAAAAACACTGAATACAATCAAAGTCCTAATTCCAGTGTTACTCATAATAGGATCACTTGGATACACAGGATATTGCATTGGGGAAAACAGCCCACATACATTTGATAACCAAATGCCACAGGATATCATGGAGGCATCAGACAATCAAAGAGCAGTTACCGACTGGTTAATAAACCATGACAAGGATTATAGAAACAAAGAAATCTGGGCAGACGATTGGAGTGGAATAGCATTTAATCTTAGAATGGATGTAAATAACACCGCAAGCTATAAGAACCTATCAAACTTCACTACAGCTTTACTAAAAAACAATGTAGACTACTATATAGCTGAAGGTAAAAACGAAAATATAAGTTCAGAACACTATAAAATCATTAAAGAGGAAGGAAATATTGTACTTTATAAAAGAATCTGA